One segment of Streptosporangium brasiliense DNA contains the following:
- a CDS encoding BTAD domain-containing putative transcriptional regulator: MVRFGVLGPLEAENEHGPVNLRGLRHRAVLARLLVAGGRVVPATWLIGDLWDDPQEGALGAVQTFVGALRKALEPDRPPRTPSRLLVTASPGYALRAEPEAVDAWRFEAMVAESARLLAGGEAEPARVLLDDALGLWRGPAYAEFAEQDWARGEAARLHELRLLAVGRRAEAALALGRAAESVPDLEAHVAAHPLREDGWRLLALALYRTDRQGDALATLRRAREVLRTELGVDPGQSLRQLEADILAQAPHLTARPAVQPRGPAPAPAGRSRAVEHPFVGRTGELAGLEEAATATATAGRPRLALLSGAAGAGKTALARILTTRLEAAGWTTAWGSSPELPGAPAAWPWTQLRESLAAAGHGPAPTGTAGDEAPGDDPVAARFRRHRAIGSHLAAVAAKSPVLLVFDDLHWADEETLALLGALATDLDAGPVLIVGTYRSTEISAGLAEALGRVARAEPARIYLGGLTEPQVREMVQAVTGRETAPRDARVIHARSAGNPFFVRELTRFWESEGEAALHAVPAGVRDVIRHRVARLTETARRHLRQAAVVGQEVDLDVLIPLAGDEDLVLDSVESALLAGFLVEQDADRLRFAHALVHETLYDDIARARRARWHAAAAEIIEGARPGDVEAIAHHYLRAGSRATAARTAHYTRAAAERAEHRSAPHEAARLWRETVAALDRSGDGDARARLEAVMGMVRALAVTGDLRRARRHRAEAITAAEALGDPVLTAGVIGSFDVPAIWTANDDEALSARLVTAAEHALATLPSGHEAERARLLVTIAMERRADAGRRGDQAAREAESIARGRPDPTLLAYALNGRYMQTFHRAGLAPHRARIGEELLDLATRHGGLVTFEVLGHLILLQSRAALADLEAADRHAAAADLLAERYGLPLVGVFTGWYAALRLAVTGRHDEARTAYRAAAARLTGTGMPGVEEGILPLALLCLDASDTGPVGVTDADWGPYESWARPLVLLAQGDRDQALTAARAIPDSPRDLLFEARTCLHAMIAIQAGDRPSMERLYTRLLPAAGELAGAGSGLLSLGPTAHHLGHLSTALGRHRQAAEHYRQAQAVADRARAPHWSAAARDALHRLGEQSATAG; the protein is encoded by the coding sequence ATGGTGCGTTTTGGTGTGCTGGGCCCGCTGGAGGCCGAGAACGAGCACGGCCCGGTCAACCTCAGGGGCCTGCGGCACCGGGCCGTCCTGGCCCGGCTGCTGGTCGCCGGGGGCCGGGTCGTGCCGGCCACGTGGCTGATCGGCGACCTCTGGGACGACCCGCAGGAGGGTGCCCTCGGCGCCGTCCAGACCTTCGTCGGCGCGCTGCGGAAGGCTCTCGAACCGGACCGCCCGCCCCGCACGCCCTCCCGGCTGCTGGTCACGGCGTCACCCGGCTACGCGCTGCGCGCCGAGCCCGAGGCGGTGGACGCCTGGCGCTTCGAGGCCATGGTCGCCGAGTCCGCCCGGCTGCTGGCCGGGGGCGAGGCCGAGCCGGCCCGCGTCCTGCTGGACGATGCGCTCGGGCTGTGGCGGGGGCCGGCGTACGCGGAGTTCGCCGAGCAGGACTGGGCGCGTGGTGAGGCCGCCCGGCTGCACGAGCTGCGGCTGCTGGCCGTGGGACGCCGTGCCGAAGCGGCGCTGGCCTTGGGGCGGGCAGCCGAGTCGGTGCCCGACCTGGAGGCCCATGTCGCGGCTCATCCGCTGCGCGAGGACGGCTGGCGGCTGCTGGCGCTGGCGCTCTATCGGACAGACCGGCAGGGCGACGCGCTGGCCACGCTCCGCCGGGCCCGCGAGGTCCTGCGCACCGAGCTCGGCGTGGACCCCGGCCAGAGCCTGCGGCAGCTGGAGGCGGACATCCTCGCCCAGGCCCCGCACCTCACCGCCCGCCCCGCTGTACAGCCGCGGGGTCCGGCACCGGCGCCGGCCGGCCGGTCCCGGGCGGTCGAGCACCCGTTCGTCGGCCGCACCGGGGAGCTGGCCGGGCTGGAGGAAGCCGCCACGGCCACGGCGACGGCGGGCCGGCCGCGGCTCGCGCTGCTGTCCGGAGCCGCCGGCGCGGGCAAGACCGCGCTGGCCAGGATCCTGACCACACGCCTGGAGGCCGCCGGCTGGACCACCGCGTGGGGCAGCAGCCCCGAACTCCCGGGCGCGCCCGCGGCGTGGCCGTGGACACAGCTGCGCGAGAGCCTCGCCGCGGCCGGACACGGGCCCGCGCCCACCGGCACCGCCGGCGACGAGGCCCCGGGGGACGATCCCGTCGCGGCACGGTTCCGTCGGCACCGCGCGATCGGCTCCCACCTGGCCGCGGTCGCCGCGAAGAGCCCGGTCCTGCTGGTCTTCGACGACCTGCACTGGGCGGACGAGGAGACCCTCGCCCTGCTGGGCGCGCTGGCCACCGACCTCGACGCCGGGCCCGTGCTGATCGTCGGCACCTACCGTTCGACCGAGATCTCCGCCGGCCTGGCCGAGGCGCTGGGCCGTGTCGCCCGCGCCGAACCGGCCCGGATCTACCTGGGCGGCCTGACCGAGCCGCAGGTACGGGAGATGGTCCAGGCCGTCACCGGCCGCGAGACGGCCCCGCGCGACGCACGCGTGATCCACGCGCGGAGCGCGGGCAACCCGTTCTTCGTCCGGGAGCTCACCCGGTTCTGGGAGAGTGAGGGCGAGGCGGCCCTGCACGCCGTGCCGGCAGGCGTACGCGACGTCATCCGCCACCGGGTGGCCAGGCTCACCGAGACGGCGCGGAGACATCTGCGCCAGGCCGCGGTCGTCGGCCAGGAGGTCGACCTCGACGTGCTGATCCCGCTCGCCGGGGACGAGGACCTGGTCCTGGACTCCGTCGAGTCCGCCCTCCTCGCGGGCTTCCTGGTCGAGCAGGACGCCGACCGCCTGCGGTTCGCCCACGCCCTGGTGCACGAGACGCTCTACGACGACATCGCGCGCGCCCGCCGGGCCCGGTGGCACGCCGCGGCCGCCGAGATCATCGAAGGGGCACGGCCCGGCGACGTGGAGGCGATCGCCCACCACTACCTGCGGGCGGGGAGCCGGGCCACCGCGGCCCGTACCGCGCATTACACGCGCGCCGCGGCCGAGCGCGCAGAGCACCGGTCCGCCCCGCACGAGGCGGCACGCCTGTGGCGGGAGACGGTCGCGGCCCTGGACCGCTCGGGCGACGGCGACGCCCGCGCCCGTCTTGAGGCGGTCATGGGCATGGTCCGGGCCCTGGCGGTGACCGGCGACCTGCGGCGGGCGCGGCGCCACCGGGCGGAGGCGATCACCGCGGCCGAGGCCCTCGGCGACCCGGTGCTGACCGCCGGTGTGATCGGCTCCTTCGACGTGCCCGCGATCTGGACGGCCAACGACGACGAGGCCCTGTCCGCCCGTCTCGTCACGGCCGCCGAACACGCGCTGGCCACCCTGCCCTCCGGCCACGAGGCCGAGCGCGCCCGCCTCCTCGTCACCATCGCGATGGAACGGCGCGCCGACGCCGGGCGACGGGGTGACCAGGCGGCCCGGGAGGCCGAGAGCATAGCCCGCGGCCGGCCCGACCCCACCCTGCTGGCCTACGCGCTCAACGGCCGTTACATGCAGACCTTCCACCGGGCCGGGCTCGCCCCGCACCGGGCCCGGATCGGCGAGGAACTGCTCGACCTGGCCACCCGGCACGGCGGCCTGGTGACCTTCGAAGTGCTCGGACACCTGATCCTCCTCCAGTCCCGCGCCGCGCTCGCCGACCTCGAGGCGGCCGACCGGCACGCCGCCGCGGCCGACCTCCTCGCCGAACGCTACGGACTGCCCCTCGTCGGCGTGTTCACCGGCTGGTACGCCGCGCTCCGGCTCGCGGTGACCGGCAGGCACGATGAGGCGCGGACCGCCTACCGCGCCGCCGCCGCCCGGCTCACGGGCACCGGAATGCCCGGCGTGGAGGAAGGGATCCTCCCGCTCGCACTGCTCTGTCTCGACGCCTCCGACACGGGGCCGGTCGGCGTGACGGACGCCGACTGGGGTCCGTACGAGAGCTGGGCCCGCCCGCTGGTCCTGCTCGCCCAGGGCGACCGCGACCAGGCGCTCACCGCCGCGCGCGCCATCCCGGACTCCCCGCGCGACCTGCTCTTCGAGGCACGGACCTGCCTACACGCCATGATCGCGATCCAGGCCGGAGACCGGCCGAGCATGGAACGCCTCTACACCCGGCTGCTCCCCGCGGCCGGGGAGCTCGCCGGAGCCGGCAGCGGCCTGCTCAGCCTCGGCCCCACGGCACACCACCTCGGCCACCTGTCCACCGCCCTCGGGCGACACCGCCAAGCCGCCGAGCACTACCGGCAGGCACAGGCGGTCGCCGACAGAGCCCGGGCGCCGCACTGGTCCGCCGCCGCCCGCGACGCGCTGCACCGCCTCGGCGAGCAGTCCGCGACGGCGGGCTGA
- a CDS encoding alpha/beta fold hydrolase: MAPKITGFARRRVAVAEGVELNVAVGGSGSPVVLLHGFPQTHLMWRHVAADLAADHTVICPDLRGYGDSDKPADTDGQTYSKRTMAADVVALARALGHDRFALAGHDRGALVAVRAGLDHPGAVTHLASLDVLPTLDMWDVMRGASAAVGFHLYLMAQPPGLPETMISGSADAFFGHFLDIWAVDPDAIPADVRAAYLKASREAIPSIVADYRASAAVDVEHDRADRQAGNRLRMPVTVLQQDWGAALGFDAAARWRAWAPDLEHNSVPYGHFMAEEAPAEVIKALRDLLAR, translated from the coding sequence ATGGCACCGAAGATCACTGGATTCGCCCGGCGGCGCGTCGCCGTCGCCGAGGGCGTGGAGCTCAACGTCGCGGTGGGCGGCTCGGGCAGCCCCGTCGTACTGCTGCACGGATTCCCCCAGACCCACCTGATGTGGCGGCACGTCGCCGCCGACCTGGCCGCCGATCACACGGTGATCTGCCCCGACCTGCGCGGCTACGGCGACAGCGACAAGCCGGCCGACACCGACGGGCAGACCTACTCCAAGCGCACGATGGCCGCCGACGTCGTCGCCCTCGCCCGGGCCCTCGGGCACGACCGCTTCGCGCTGGCCGGCCACGACCGGGGCGCGCTGGTCGCCGTCCGCGCCGGGCTCGACCACCCCGGCGCGGTCACCCACCTGGCCTCGCTGGACGTCCTGCCGACCCTCGACATGTGGGACGTGATGCGTGGCGCCTCCGCCGCCGTCGGCTTCCACCTCTACCTGATGGCCCAGCCGCCCGGACTGCCCGAGACCATGATCAGCGGCTCGGCGGACGCGTTCTTCGGCCACTTCCTCGACATCTGGGCCGTCGACCCGGACGCGATCCCCGCCGACGTCCGCGCCGCCTACCTGAAGGCCTCCCGTGAGGCCATCCCCTCGATCGTCGCCGACTACCGGGCCTCAGCCGCCGTCGACGTCGAACACGACCGGGCCGACCGCCAGGCGGGCAACCGGCTGCGGATGCCGGTGACCGTACTGCAGCAGGACTGGGGTGCCGCCCTCGGCTTCGACGCCGCCGCCCGTTGGCGGGCATGGGCACCGGACCTGGAGCACAACTCCGTGCCCTACGGGCACTTCATGGCCGAAGAAGCCCCGGCCGAGGTCATCAAGGCCCTGCGCGACCTGCTCGCCAGGTAG
- a CDS encoding alpha/beta fold hydrolase produces the protein MTKAELHDGTTVDVEVHGTGPTLLLPVNPRPIEGAQADEMRKWGTDPALGRSLIEGLSDAFQVAAFDYEGHVLGNPRPDTLTPANVAADLLAVADAVGADRFAYYGYSWLALSGLQLAIRTDRLSALVMGGFPPLDGPYEEMLRVTMATHEMAVSPQETPEAPRTATGGTPRTSDDEAPQAMTGEAPQTSDGPDWSSVEVTMTTAQTMQFVTLYQALQEFDDRAAQARIGCPRLCFAGSADEIDYSERWGGVHVSLGGRIMERRGELEALGWDVHILDGLDHMQAMQAARVLPILRPWLASQVGSR, from the coding sequence ATGACCAAGGCAGAACTGCATGACGGAACCACTGTCGACGTGGAGGTCCACGGCACCGGCCCCACCCTGCTGCTCCCGGTCAACCCCAGACCGATCGAGGGAGCGCAGGCCGACGAGATGCGCAAATGGGGCACCGACCCGGCCCTGGGCCGCTCCCTCATCGAGGGCCTCAGCGACGCCTTCCAGGTGGCCGCCTTCGACTACGAGGGGCATGTCCTGGGCAACCCCCGACCGGACACGCTGACACCCGCCAACGTCGCCGCCGACCTGCTCGCCGTGGCCGACGCCGTGGGAGCCGACCGATTCGCCTATTACGGCTACTCCTGGCTCGCGCTGAGCGGGCTCCAGCTCGCGATCCGGACCGACCGTCTCTCGGCGCTCGTCATGGGCGGCTTCCCGCCGCTCGACGGGCCGTACGAGGAGATGCTGCGCGTGACCATGGCGACCCATGAGATGGCCGTCTCTCCGCAGGAAACCCCTGAGGCCCCGCGGACGGCGACCGGCGGGACCCCGCGGACATCGGACGACGAGGCCCCGCAGGCGATGACCGGTGAGGCTCCGCAGACGTCGGACGGGCCCGACTGGTCGTCGGTGGAGGTGACCATGACGACCGCGCAGACCATGCAGTTCGTCACGTTGTATCAGGCGTTGCAGGAGTTCGACGACCGGGCCGCCCAGGCGCGGATCGGCTGTCCCCGCCTCTGCTTCGCGGGTTCGGCGGACGAAATTGACTACAGCGAGCGCTGGGGCGGCGTGCACGTGAGCCTGGGCGGCAGGATCATGGAGCGGCGCGGGGAGCTCGAAGCCCTCGGCTGGGACGTGCACATCCTGGACGGGCTCGACCACATGCAGGCCATGCAGGCCGCGCGCGTCCTGCCGATACTGCGCCCGTGGCTCGCCTCCCAGGTGGGGAGCCGCTAG
- a CDS encoding IS481 family transposase: MPHRNAPLTELGRLRLARCVVEDGWPLRRAAERFQVAVSTAKRWADRYRTHGRAGMADRSSRPRRSPNRLPTRTERRIIKVRVTRRWGPARIGYLLGLHPSTVHRVLSRYRLARLRHLDRATALPIRRYEHDRPGDLVHVDVKKLGNIPDGGGHRVTDRQTGHHHRKATTTARYKHGKPKIGYSYLHTALDDHSRLAYTEILPDETKETAAAFWHRAHAHFTGLGITVRRVLTDNGSCYKSFLWRDTLTGLGITHKRTRPYRPQTNGKVERFHRTLADEWAYARPYISEPERRHAFEPWLHAYNHHRAHTALGGHPPASRVPNLSGQYS, from the coding sequence ATGCCCCACCGTAACGCTCCGCTGACCGAACTCGGGCGGCTTCGCCTGGCCCGCTGCGTCGTGGAGGACGGCTGGCCCCTGCGACGGGCCGCCGAGCGCTTCCAGGTAGCGGTGAGCACGGCAAAACGCTGGGCCGACCGCTACCGCACACACGGTCGCGCCGGGATGGCAGACCGATCCTCCCGGCCGCGTCGCAGTCCTAACCGCCTGCCCACGCGGACCGAACGTCGGATCATCAAGGTACGGGTGACACGCCGGTGGGGACCGGCCCGCATCGGCTACCTGCTGGGGTTGCACCCCTCCACCGTGCACCGGGTCCTGTCGCGCTACCGGCTGGCCCGGCTGCGGCATCTGGACCGCGCCACCGCCCTTCCCATCCGCCGCTACGAACACGACCGGCCGGGCGACCTGGTGCACGTGGACGTCAAGAAACTCGGCAACATCCCCGACGGCGGCGGCCACCGCGTCACCGACCGGCAGACCGGCCACCACCACCGCAAGGCCACCACCACCGCCCGCTACAAGCACGGCAAACCCAAGATCGGCTACAGCTACCTGCACACCGCCCTGGACGACCACTCCCGCCTGGCCTACACCGAAATCCTGCCCGATGAGACCAAGGAAACCGCCGCCGCGTTCTGGCACCGCGCCCACGCCCACTTCACCGGCCTGGGCATCACCGTCCGCCGGGTCCTGACCGACAACGGCAGCTGCTACAAGTCCTTCCTGTGGCGTGACACCCTCACCGGCTTGGGCATCACCCACAAACGCACCCGCCCTTACCGGCCCCAGACCAACGGCAAGGTCGAGCGCTTCCACCGCACCCTGGCCGACGAGTGGGCCTACGCCCGGCCCTACATCAGTGAACCGGAACGCCGGCACGCGTTCGAGCCCTGGCTCCACGCCTACAATCACCACCGAGCACACACCGCACTCGGCGGCCACCCACCCGCCAGCCGCGTTCCTAACCTCTCAGGTCAATACAGCTAG
- a CDS encoding GbsR/MarR family transcriptional regulator → MPGSRLTHDERQQIALWLAEGVGYAEMGRRLGRPTSTISREVARNSRSGGYLADRAQQAAAKRARRRRITQPEPPPSADERVREFVEEFAVLLSGTGLQRMASRVFASLLTAEAGGLTAADLVKRLRVSPASVSKSIGYLETMELVGRTAAPGGRRERYTVHEDAWLRAWQADTRAHANVTEATRRGIELFGADTPAGVRLAQMNHFFARLSEQMHGSSLTDAAVRDALTVIAALVYGARALTLDELAAPLEWPPERAAEALDTIDRHPALADPLMLQAGGGTYTMEPSPDRLTAAQREALQARLLEQPQP, encoded by the coding sequence ATGCCCGGGAGCAGGCTGACCCACGATGAGCGTCAGCAGATCGCGCTGTGGCTGGCAGAGGGGGTGGGCTACGCCGAGATGGGCAGACGGCTGGGCAGACCGACGTCCACGATCTCGCGGGAGGTGGCGCGCAACTCACGCTCCGGCGGCTACCTCGCCGATCGTGCCCAGCAAGCCGCCGCGAAGCGCGCGCGCCGCCGTAGGATCACCCAGCCCGAGCCGCCGCCGTCGGCCGACGAGCGGGTGCGTGAGTTCGTAGAGGAGTTCGCGGTCCTGCTGTCAGGGACCGGCCTGCAGCGGATGGCCTCTCGGGTCTTCGCCAGCCTGCTCACCGCGGAAGCCGGCGGCCTCACCGCGGCCGACCTGGTGAAACGGCTGCGGGTAAGCCCAGCTTCGGTGTCCAAGTCCATCGGCTACCTGGAGACGATGGAACTGGTGGGGCGGACCGCCGCCCCCGGCGGGCGGCGGGAGCGCTACACCGTCCACGAGGACGCCTGGCTGCGGGCTTGGCAGGCCGACACCAGGGCGCACGCGAACGTCACGGAGGCCACCCGGCGCGGGATCGAGCTCTTCGGCGCCGACACGCCCGCCGGGGTCCGGCTCGCCCAGATGAATCACTTCTTCGCCAGGCTCAGCGAGCAGATGCACGGCAGCAGCCTCACAGACGCCGCCGTGCGTGACGCCCTGACCGTCATCGCCGCACTGGTGTACGGCGCGCGAGCGCTCACCCTGGACGAACTCGCCGCACCCCTGGAGTGGCCACCCGAGCGCGCGGCCGAGGCTCTCGACACGATCGATCGGCATCCGGCCCTGGCCGACCCGCTCATGCTCCAGGCCGGGGGCGGCACCTACACGATGGAGCCCAGCCCCGACCGGCTGACCGCCGCCCAGCGCGAAGCGCTCCAGGCCCGCTTGCTGGAGCAGCCTCAGCCCTGA
- a CDS encoding serine hydrolase domain-containing protein, with protein MIEEILTDYQVPGATIGILRNGEITDFAYGIKDVTTRQPATTDTIFQCGSLTKTWTALAFMQLLDEGKVDLDEPVRTYLPDFHVADPDVTARVTPRHLLNHTNGIEENIGDPGEDEDVYENVVANIADAPQFAPLGHTHGYSAALGYAILARVMEVLDGSRWDAIMHERLFSPMGLTSTTSWREQVDPARAATGHLIRSLEEGPIVTPVDYLPRSFGPGGNINSTAREVLALAHVLLNGGQAPNGARIVSASAVREMMTSRVPVPDPYMFGPQWALGLIVCDWYGETVYAHDGSTIGQNARLRILPDSGLALVMLTNGGPRESMYHKVFNELLGDLGAGEIPGLPDPDPGLRLDPARYVGVYERPGTRFEVSADSAGLRLATFLDPVQAAFFGRPERITYELLPVSETHFLMPPSDPLEDTQTVAIYDFVDGQAQYLHTNCRVHPRSE; from the coding sequence ATGATCGAGGAGATCCTGACGGACTACCAGGTCCCGGGCGCCACGATCGGCATCCTGCGGAACGGAGAGATCACCGACTTCGCGTACGGCATCAAGGACGTCACCACCCGGCAGCCCGCCACCACCGACACGATCTTCCAGTGCGGCTCCCTGACCAAGACCTGGACCGCGCTGGCCTTCATGCAACTCCTCGACGAAGGCAAGGTCGACCTGGACGAGCCGGTGCGCACCTACCTGCCAGACTTCCACGTCGCCGATCCCGACGTCACCGCGCGTGTCACCCCCCGACACCTCCTCAACCACACCAACGGCATCGAGGAGAACATCGGCGACCCCGGCGAGGACGAGGATGTCTACGAGAACGTGGTCGCCAACATCGCCGACGCACCCCAGTTCGCCCCGCTCGGCCACACCCACGGCTACAGCGCGGCCCTCGGCTACGCGATCCTCGCGCGCGTCATGGAGGTGCTCGACGGCAGCCGCTGGGACGCCATCATGCACGAGCGTCTCTTCTCCCCCATGGGGCTGACCAGCACGACCAGCTGGCGCGAGCAGGTGGACCCGGCGCGGGCCGCGACAGGACACCTGATTCGCTCCCTGGAGGAAGGCCCCATCGTCACGCCCGTGGACTACCTGCCGCGCTCCTTCGGTCCCGGCGGCAACATCAATTCCACGGCCCGCGAGGTGCTCGCGCTGGCGCACGTCCTTCTCAACGGCGGACAGGCGCCGAACGGCGCGCGCATCGTCTCGGCCTCCGCCGTCCGCGAAATGATGACCTCCCGTGTCCCCGTCCCCGATCCCTACATGTTCGGCCCGCAGTGGGCACTCGGCCTCATCGTGTGCGACTGGTACGGCGAGACCGTCTACGCGCATGACGGCAGCACCATCGGTCAGAACGCTCGCCTCCGCATCCTGCCGGACTCGGGTCTTGCCCTGGTGATGCTGACCAACGGCGGGCCCCGGGAGAGCATGTACCACAAGGTGTTCAACGAGCTTCTGGGGGACTTGGGTGCCGGCGAGATTCCCGGCCTACCTGACCCGGATCCTGGGCTCAGGCTCGACCCGGCTCGCTACGTGGGTGTTTATGAGCGGCCGGGGACTCGGTTCGAGGTGAGTGCCGATAGTGCCGGGCTTCGGCTGGCCACCTTCCTCGACCCCGTGCAGGCGGCTTTCTTCGGGCGGCCGGAGCGCATCACCTACGAGCTGTTGCCGGTCAGTGAGACGCACTTCCTGATGCCGCCGAGCGATCCTCTGGAGGACACCCAGACTGTGGCGATCTACGACTTCGTGGATGGGCAGGCGCAGTATCTTCACACGAACTGCCGGGTACACCCCCGGAGCGAGTGA
- a CDS encoding putative protein N(5)-glutamine methyltransferase encodes MSVSPSPLPRSAVITRLRSAGCVFAEDEAELLISTARTPADLADMVDRRVAGLPLEHVLGWAEFCDLRIAVDPGVFVPRRRTEFLIDQAAGLARRTAGSRAVVVDLCCGSGAMGAALAAALDGAELHAVDIDPAAVRCARRNLAAVGGQVYEGDLYGPLPATLRGRVDVLIASPPYVPTEAIRLLPPEARIHEPRVALDGGADGLDIVRRVAAAAPLWLAPGGRLLVETGEHQAPQTVEAIAGNGLIPQVVGCDELNATVVIGTMGRSSTPS; translated from the coding sequence GTGTCGGTCTCTCCCTCCCCGCTGCCTCGATCCGCCGTCATCACCAGACTCCGCTCCGCCGGCTGTGTCTTCGCCGAGGACGAGGCGGAGTTGCTCATCTCCACGGCCCGGACGCCGGCCGACCTCGCCGACATGGTGGACCGGCGAGTCGCCGGCCTGCCCCTGGAACACGTCCTCGGCTGGGCGGAGTTCTGCGACCTGCGGATAGCCGTGGACCCCGGGGTCTTCGTCCCCCGCCGCCGCACCGAGTTCCTCATCGACCAGGCCGCCGGCCTCGCCCGCCGGACCGCCGGGTCCCGGGCCGTCGTCGTCGACCTGTGCTGCGGCTCCGGCGCGATGGGCGCCGCGCTGGCCGCGGCCCTGGACGGGGCCGAGCTGCACGCCGTCGACATCGACCCCGCCGCGGTGCGGTGCGCCCGCCGCAATCTCGCCGCCGTCGGCGGCCAGGTGTACGAGGGCGACCTCTACGGGCCGCTGCCCGCCACGCTGCGGGGCCGCGTCGACGTGCTGATCGCCAGCCCGCCCTACGTGCCCACCGAGGCGATCAGGCTGCTGCCCCCGGAGGCCCGCATACACGAGCCGCGGGTGGCGCTCGACGGTGGCGCGGACGGGCTTGACATCGTGCGGCGGGTGGCCGCCGCGGCGCCGCTGTGGCTGGCGCCGGGCGGCCGCCTGCTGGTCGAGACGGGCGAGCACCAGGCGCCGCAGACCGTCGAGGCCATCGCCGGCAACGGGCTGATCCCGCAGGTGGTCGGCTGTGACGAGCTGAACGCCACCGTCGTCATCGGGACCATGGGCCGGTCTTCCACGCCCTCCTGA
- the atpB gene encoding F0F1 ATP synthase subunit A: MRPSDDFQAPGLDLFHFPPLWPGAPYWLTKPILMAGVGIILICALLWAAFARPALVPRGLQNIAEMGYLFVREHAARPFLGKDADRWMGLLLSIFLLTWIWNLMGVIPLVQLPVTSFLAFPAVMALTVYVIKIYVGVRKWGAGAYVSNLIPRGLPKLAYVLLIPLELLQNFVTSLFTHMLRLAANMFAGHLLLAFFSAVGFWFLFERPTPLGVPVGVLGVVMAIVMTGFEMFIQFLQAYLFVLLTAMFIGDSLDPEH; the protein is encoded by the coding sequence ATGAGGCCGTCCGACGACTTCCAGGCCCCAGGTCTCGACCTGTTCCACTTCCCCCCGCTCTGGCCGGGCGCGCCGTACTGGCTGACCAAACCGATCCTGATGGCCGGGGTGGGGATCATCCTGATCTGCGCCCTGCTGTGGGCGGCCTTCGCCAGGCCGGCGCTGGTACCGCGCGGCCTGCAGAACATCGCGGAGATGGGCTATCTGTTCGTCCGCGAGCACGCGGCCAGGCCCTTCCTCGGCAAGGACGCCGACCGCTGGATGGGCCTGCTGCTCAGCATCTTCCTGCTGACCTGGATCTGGAACCTGATGGGCGTGATCCCGCTCGTCCAGCTCCCCGTCACCTCCTTCCTGGCCTTCCCCGCGGTGATGGCTCTCACGGTCTACGTCATCAAGATCTACGTGGGCGTCCGCAAGTGGGGAGCGGGGGCATACGTCAGCAACCTCATCCCCCGCGGCCTGCCCAAGCTCGCCTACGTCCTGCTGATCCCGCTGGAACTGCTGCAGAACTTCGTGACCTCGCTGTTCACCCACATGCTCCGGCTGGCCGCCAACATGTTCGCCGGACACCTGCTCCTGGCGTTCTTCAGCGCGGTGGGCTTCTGGTTCCTGTTCGAGCGGCCCACCCCGCTGGGTGTCCCGGTGGGCGTGCTCGGCGTGGTCATGGCCATCGTGATGACCGGTTTCGAGATGTTCATCCAGTTTCTCCAGGCATACCTCTTCGTGCTGCTCACTGCCATGTTCATCGGCGACTCGCTCGATCCCGAGCACTGA
- a CDS encoding nucleoside deaminase, with translation MVNDADLRHLRRCVELAAEALRVGDEPFGSVLVAADGTVMAEDHNRVASGDRTRHPEFELARWAAANMTPGERAAATVFTSGEHCPMCAAAHGWVGLGRIVYVSSSEQLAAWLTELGVPAPPVRTLPINEIVPGLVVEGPVPDLAEQVRDLHRRFHTGPS, from the coding sequence ATGGTGAACGACGCCGACCTGCGGCACCTGCGCCGCTGCGTGGAACTGGCGGCCGAGGCCCTGCGGGTGGGCGACGAGCCGTTCGGCTCCGTGCTCGTCGCCGCGGACGGCACCGTCATGGCCGAGGACCACAACCGCGTGGCCTCCGGCGACCGGACCCGCCATCCGGAGTTCGAGCTGGCGCGCTGGGCCGCGGCGAACATGACCCCCGGGGAGCGGGCGGCGGCGACCGTCTTCACCTCGGGCGAGCACTGCCCGATGTGCGCCGCCGCGCACGGCTGGGTCGGCCTGGGCCGCATCGTGTACGTGAGCTCCTCCGAGCAGCTGGCGGCCTGGCTCACCGAACTGGGCGTCCCCGCGCCTCCGGTGCGGACCCTGCCCATCAACGAGATCGTCCCCGGTCTCGTGGTCGAGGGACCGGTCCCCGATCTCGCCGAGCAGGTGCGTGACCTGCACCGCCGTTTCCACACCGGCCCGTCCTGA